A DNA window from Macrobrachium rosenbergii isolate ZJJX-2024 chromosome 41, ASM4041242v1, whole genome shotgun sequence contains the following coding sequences:
- the DPCoAC gene encoding mitochondrial coenzyme A transporter SLC25A42 isoform X2 → MADDSRDKLVHIEVPESINDGRTMSHGLESRAVAAVISDITTPAIAAARHNTQQLLQSTENKETRDVLREITPSAPHKVSQTKDDLLKTVTATSEQNVQEVEKVAAGTQKVFITLIAGAMAGALAKSTIAPLDRTKINFQATKQKFSARHAISFLIECYRKEGLFSFWRGNSATMARIIPYAAIQFTSHEQFKILLRIDEPNRETPKYYRFLAGSLAGVTSQFLTYPLDMARARMAVTHKDTYSSLIQVFAKIWKNEGPLTLYRGLTPTLLGVIPYAGTSFGIYETLKHYHSSMSDRDKPNPLERMMFGAVAGLVGQSSSYPLDIVRRRMQTANVTGNGNSYKTIIGTLTKVYREEGLRNGLYKGLSMNWIKGPIAVGISFATFDTLKLHLEYFFSNR, encoded by the exons TATCAACGATGGGCGAACGATGAGCCACGGACTGGAAAGCCGCGCAGTTGCAGCTGTCATCAGCGATATTACGACGCCTGCCATCGCCGCTGCCAGGCACAACACGCAACAGTTATTACA ATCGACAGAGAATAAAGAAACGCGAGATGTTTTAAGGGAAATTACTCCCAGTGCACCACACAAAGTTTCTCAAACAAAAGACGATTTGCTCAAAACAGTTACAGCTACTTCTGAACAAAATGTACAGGAAGTCGAAAAG gTGGCTGCAGGTACTCAGAAAGTATTCATCACACTTATTGCCGGAGCAATGGCAGGAGCCCTTGCAAAATCAACAATTGCTCCACTtgacagaacaaaaataaatttccag gcgaCAAAACAGAAATTTTCTGCCCGACATGCCATCAGTTTCCTTATTGAATGTTATCGTAAGGAAGGTCTTTTTAGTTTTTGGCGTGGCAACTCTGCCACCATGGCTCGCATTATTCCCTATGCAGCAATTCAGTTTACATCCCATGAACAGTTCAAGATTCTCCTGAGAATTGATGAACCTAATAGAGA AACACCGAAGTACTACAGATTCCTAGCTGGATCTTTAGCTGGTGTAACCTCTCAGTTTTTGACATATCCATTGGATATGGCTCGGGCAAGGATGGCTGTAACCCACAAGGATACTTACTCTTCATTAATTCAG GTTTTTGCCAAGATTTGGAAGAATGAAGGGCCATTAACCTTATACAGAGGGTTAACTCCAACGTTACTTGGTGTGATACCTTATGCTGGGACAAGTTTTGGCATCTATGAAACTTTAAAACATTATCATAGTT CTATGTCAGATAGAGATAAACCAAACCCGTTAGAGAGGATGATGTTTGGAGCGGTCGCAGGGTTGGTAGGCCAGTCTTCCTCCTATCCACTGGATATTGTTCGTAGAAGAATGCAGACAGCAAATGTAACTGGTAATGGCAACTCGTACAAGACTATAATAGGCACTCTTACCAAGGTTTACAG GGAAGAGGGTCTTCGCAATGGTCTGTACAAAGGTCTGTCTATGAACTGGATAAAAGGACCTATTGCTGTGGGAATCAGCTTTGCAACCTTTGATACATTGAAATtacatttagaatattttttcagtaacagATAG
- the DPCoAC gene encoding mitochondrial coenzyme A transporter SLC25A42 isoform X3, translating into MAHAVDISINDGRTMSHGLESRAVAAVISDITTPAIAAARHNTQQLLQSTENKETRDVLREITPSAPHKVSQTKDDLLKTVTATSEQNVQEVEKVAAGTQKVFITLIAGAMAGALAKSTIAPLDRTKINFQATKQKFSARHAISFLIECYRKEGLFSFWRGNSATMARIIPYAAIQFTSHEQFKILLRIDEPNRETPKYYRFLAGSLAGVTSQFLTYPLDMARARMAVTHKDTYSSLIQVFAKIWKNEGPLTLYRGLTPTLLGVIPYAGTSFGIYETLKHYHSSMSDRDKPNPLERMMFGAVAGLVGQSSSYPLDIVRRRMQTANVTGNGNSYKTIIGTLTKVYREEGLRNGLYKGLSMNWIKGPIAVGISFATFDTLKLHLEYFFSNR; encoded by the exons TATCAACGATGGGCGAACGATGAGCCACGGACTGGAAAGCCGCGCAGTTGCAGCTGTCATCAGCGATATTACGACGCCTGCCATCGCCGCTGCCAGGCACAACACGCAACAGTTATTACA ATCGACAGAGAATAAAGAAACGCGAGATGTTTTAAGGGAAATTACTCCCAGTGCACCACACAAAGTTTCTCAAACAAAAGACGATTTGCTCAAAACAGTTACAGCTACTTCTGAACAAAATGTACAGGAAGTCGAAAAG gTGGCTGCAGGTACTCAGAAAGTATTCATCACACTTATTGCCGGAGCAATGGCAGGAGCCCTTGCAAAATCAACAATTGCTCCACTtgacagaacaaaaataaatttccag gcgaCAAAACAGAAATTTTCTGCCCGACATGCCATCAGTTTCCTTATTGAATGTTATCGTAAGGAAGGTCTTTTTAGTTTTTGGCGTGGCAACTCTGCCACCATGGCTCGCATTATTCCCTATGCAGCAATTCAGTTTACATCCCATGAACAGTTCAAGATTCTCCTGAGAATTGATGAACCTAATAGAGA AACACCGAAGTACTACAGATTCCTAGCTGGATCTTTAGCTGGTGTAACCTCTCAGTTTTTGACATATCCATTGGATATGGCTCGGGCAAGGATGGCTGTAACCCACAAGGATACTTACTCTTCATTAATTCAG GTTTTTGCCAAGATTTGGAAGAATGAAGGGCCATTAACCTTATACAGAGGGTTAACTCCAACGTTACTTGGTGTGATACCTTATGCTGGGACAAGTTTTGGCATCTATGAAACTTTAAAACATTATCATAGTT CTATGTCAGATAGAGATAAACCAAACCCGTTAGAGAGGATGATGTTTGGAGCGGTCGCAGGGTTGGTAGGCCAGTCTTCCTCCTATCCACTGGATATTGTTCGTAGAAGAATGCAGACAGCAAATGTAACTGGTAATGGCAACTCGTACAAGACTATAATAGGCACTCTTACCAAGGTTTACAG GGAAGAGGGTCTTCGCAATGGTCTGTACAAAGGTCTGTCTATGAACTGGATAAAAGGACCTATTGCTGTGGGAATCAGCTTTGCAACCTTTGATACATTGAAATtacatttagaatattttttcagtaacagATAG
- the DPCoAC gene encoding mitochondrial coenzyme A transporter SLC25A42 isoform X1 has protein sequence MSKEGTHSWKESRLDLTVNVDNVIHDGVGINDGRTMSHGLESRAVAAVISDITTPAIAAARHNTQQLLQSTENKETRDVLREITPSAPHKVSQTKDDLLKTVTATSEQNVQEVEKVAAGTQKVFITLIAGAMAGALAKSTIAPLDRTKINFQATKQKFSARHAISFLIECYRKEGLFSFWRGNSATMARIIPYAAIQFTSHEQFKILLRIDEPNRETPKYYRFLAGSLAGVTSQFLTYPLDMARARMAVTHKDTYSSLIQVFAKIWKNEGPLTLYRGLTPTLLGVIPYAGTSFGIYETLKHYHSSMSDRDKPNPLERMMFGAVAGLVGQSSSYPLDIVRRRMQTANVTGNGNSYKTIIGTLTKVYREEGLRNGLYKGLSMNWIKGPIAVGISFATFDTLKLHLEYFFSNR, from the exons TATCAACGATGGGCGAACGATGAGCCACGGACTGGAAAGCCGCGCAGTTGCAGCTGTCATCAGCGATATTACGACGCCTGCCATCGCCGCTGCCAGGCACAACACGCAACAGTTATTACA ATCGACAGAGAATAAAGAAACGCGAGATGTTTTAAGGGAAATTACTCCCAGTGCACCACACAAAGTTTCTCAAACAAAAGACGATTTGCTCAAAACAGTTACAGCTACTTCTGAACAAAATGTACAGGAAGTCGAAAAG gTGGCTGCAGGTACTCAGAAAGTATTCATCACACTTATTGCCGGAGCAATGGCAGGAGCCCTTGCAAAATCAACAATTGCTCCACTtgacagaacaaaaataaatttccag gcgaCAAAACAGAAATTTTCTGCCCGACATGCCATCAGTTTCCTTATTGAATGTTATCGTAAGGAAGGTCTTTTTAGTTTTTGGCGTGGCAACTCTGCCACCATGGCTCGCATTATTCCCTATGCAGCAATTCAGTTTACATCCCATGAACAGTTCAAGATTCTCCTGAGAATTGATGAACCTAATAGAGA AACACCGAAGTACTACAGATTCCTAGCTGGATCTTTAGCTGGTGTAACCTCTCAGTTTTTGACATATCCATTGGATATGGCTCGGGCAAGGATGGCTGTAACCCACAAGGATACTTACTCTTCATTAATTCAG GTTTTTGCCAAGATTTGGAAGAATGAAGGGCCATTAACCTTATACAGAGGGTTAACTCCAACGTTACTTGGTGTGATACCTTATGCTGGGACAAGTTTTGGCATCTATGAAACTTTAAAACATTATCATAGTT CTATGTCAGATAGAGATAAACCAAACCCGTTAGAGAGGATGATGTTTGGAGCGGTCGCAGGGTTGGTAGGCCAGTCTTCCTCCTATCCACTGGATATTGTTCGTAGAAGAATGCAGACAGCAAATGTAACTGGTAATGGCAACTCGTACAAGACTATAATAGGCACTCTTACCAAGGTTTACAG GGAAGAGGGTCTTCGCAATGGTCTGTACAAAGGTCTGTCTATGAACTGGATAAAAGGACCTATTGCTGTGGGAATCAGCTTTGCAACCTTTGATACATTGAAATtacatttagaatattttttcagtaacagATAG
- the DPCoAC gene encoding mitochondrial coenzyme A transporter SLC25A42 isoform X4, whose amino-acid sequence MSHGLESRAVAAVISDITTPAIAAARHNTQQLLQSTENKETRDVLREITPSAPHKVSQTKDDLLKTVTATSEQNVQEVEKVAAGTQKVFITLIAGAMAGALAKSTIAPLDRTKINFQATKQKFSARHAISFLIECYRKEGLFSFWRGNSATMARIIPYAAIQFTSHEQFKILLRIDEPNRETPKYYRFLAGSLAGVTSQFLTYPLDMARARMAVTHKDTYSSLIQVFAKIWKNEGPLTLYRGLTPTLLGVIPYAGTSFGIYETLKHYHSSMSDRDKPNPLERMMFGAVAGLVGQSSSYPLDIVRRRMQTANVTGNGNSYKTIIGTLTKVYREEGLRNGLYKGLSMNWIKGPIAVGISFATFDTLKLHLEYFFSNR is encoded by the exons ATGAGCCACGGACTGGAAAGCCGCGCAGTTGCAGCTGTCATCAGCGATATTACGACGCCTGCCATCGCCGCTGCCAGGCACAACACGCAACAGTTATTACA ATCGACAGAGAATAAAGAAACGCGAGATGTTTTAAGGGAAATTACTCCCAGTGCACCACACAAAGTTTCTCAAACAAAAGACGATTTGCTCAAAACAGTTACAGCTACTTCTGAACAAAATGTACAGGAAGTCGAAAAG gTGGCTGCAGGTACTCAGAAAGTATTCATCACACTTATTGCCGGAGCAATGGCAGGAGCCCTTGCAAAATCAACAATTGCTCCACTtgacagaacaaaaataaatttccag gcgaCAAAACAGAAATTTTCTGCCCGACATGCCATCAGTTTCCTTATTGAATGTTATCGTAAGGAAGGTCTTTTTAGTTTTTGGCGTGGCAACTCTGCCACCATGGCTCGCATTATTCCCTATGCAGCAATTCAGTTTACATCCCATGAACAGTTCAAGATTCTCCTGAGAATTGATGAACCTAATAGAGA AACACCGAAGTACTACAGATTCCTAGCTGGATCTTTAGCTGGTGTAACCTCTCAGTTTTTGACATATCCATTGGATATGGCTCGGGCAAGGATGGCTGTAACCCACAAGGATACTTACTCTTCATTAATTCAG GTTTTTGCCAAGATTTGGAAGAATGAAGGGCCATTAACCTTATACAGAGGGTTAACTCCAACGTTACTTGGTGTGATACCTTATGCTGGGACAAGTTTTGGCATCTATGAAACTTTAAAACATTATCATAGTT CTATGTCAGATAGAGATAAACCAAACCCGTTAGAGAGGATGATGTTTGGAGCGGTCGCAGGGTTGGTAGGCCAGTCTTCCTCCTATCCACTGGATATTGTTCGTAGAAGAATGCAGACAGCAAATGTAACTGGTAATGGCAACTCGTACAAGACTATAATAGGCACTCTTACCAAGGTTTACAG GGAAGAGGGTCTTCGCAATGGTCTGTACAAAGGTCTGTCTATGAACTGGATAAAAGGACCTATTGCTGTGGGAATCAGCTTTGCAACCTTTGATACATTGAAATtacatttagaatattttttcagtaacagATAG